The Sphingosinicellaceae bacterium genome includes the window ATGTTGGTCTCGAAGAAGCCCAGCTCCATCCGGTTGAGCGGCGGGATCAGCGACATCGGATTGACCCGGTCGAGCGGGCTGTCGTGCATCATCGCCGCGGTCTCGGGCTTCAGGATGCCGCGCCCATTCTGGAGGTGCGCGATCATGAAGCGCCCCATGTCGAGGCCCGACGAAGCCAGCGCACCGGCGGGAGCCGGGCCGACGAATTCGAAGCCCATCGGCGGCTCGGACGCGCGCTCATAGCCGACCGCCATGTCGGCCAGCAGCGCCTTGGGCAGCGGCTGGCGGAAGCTAGAATTATTCATGCCCAGCGGCGCGAAGATGCGCTGCTCGACGTAATCGTCGAAGGGCATGCCCGACACGCGCTGCACCATGTAGGCGGCCAGCGCCGAGGCCCAGTTCGAATAGTCGGGCGTGGTGCCGGCGTCGAAGATCCGCGTCGGCACCCAGGTATTCAGGTACGCCTCGAGAGACATGTTGATCTTGGGGTCGTAGAAAATGATGTTCTTGAGAACCTCCTCGAAGCCGCCGGTGTGCGTCATGATCTGGCGCAGGGTCACCGGCTTGCCGTTGCGCGGCGGTATCTTGAAGTCGAGATAGGTGTTCACGTCGGCGTCGAGATCGAGCTTGCCGGCCTCGACCTGCTGCATCACCGCGGTCCAGGTCACCAGCTTGGAGGTCGAGCCGGGCCGAAACAGCGTGCGCGCCGGGTCTACCGGGCGGCGCTTGGCGATATCGGCATAGCCGTAGCCGCGCGCCGCGATGATCTTGCCGTCCCTGACGACCGTCACGACCGCGCCTGCGATGTCGCCGTTGTGCAGTGCATAGGGCAGGTAACCGTCGAGCCATGCCCCGACATCGGCGCCGGTCAGTTCGTGGCTTCCCGCCGGTGCCGGCGGCGTGGCGGCGGCAAGCACAGGAACTGGGGCCATTGGACCTGCGGGGGTGGGGGGTGCCTGCGCCAGCGTCGCACTGCCGAACAAGGCTGCTGCAAGCAGAATCAGTCTTCCTGGACGCATCGCCGACACCCCTTTACCATTGCCGAAACGCCCAATCCTCTGTAAACACGATGGAACGCGTCGGATTGAGACATGTTGATCCGGATCGGAGAATTGGTCAACACGGCCTGAAAGGATTTTCGTGGCCTCAGTTCCGCCTACTTTGGGGGCGCTGCTTCGCGCCGTGAGATCGCGCGAGGGTTGGACCCTGAAGGAGATGAGCGCGAAAAGCGGCATCCCGGTATCGACCCTGTCCAAGATCGAGCACGATCGTCTGACGCTGACCTATGACAAGCTGCTGTCACTGGCGCAACGTCTTGGCCTGCGCCTGTCGGAGTTGTTCGCCGAGACCGATGATAGTCCCGTCCAGCCGGTCACCGCGCGCCGCAGCCTCAGCGACATGGCGCGTTCGGTCCGGGTGGAGACGCCGAATTATGACTATTACTATCTCTGCACCGAATTGCGCCGGAAGCGGATGATCCCGGTCATCACCAAGATCCGCGCGCGCTCGGCCGAGCAGTTCGGCGACCTCGTCCGCCACAGCGGTGAGGAATTCCTGTACGTGCTCAGCGGCAAGGTCGTCGTCCAGACCGAATTCTACGATCCCGTCACCCTCGAACCCGGCCAGGCGCTCTACATCGACTCGAGCATGGGCCATGCCTATCTCGCAGCGGAAGACTGTGAAGAGGCGGAAGTGCTGGCGGTGATGTCCAGTGCCGAGGAAGAGTTGATGGAATCGCTGCTGACCCTGCATGAGGAGCAGCGCCAGAGCGGCGACGCGGTGAACGAGAACACGCCGCCCCTGATCGGCCAGCGCCGCGCGATGCGGACCCGTTGACGCGCTCAATCGTCGCCCTGCTGGCAGGTCGCTGCTGCTGACCTCCGCAGCCGTCGCGGTGCCTTCCGCGTCGATGGATTATTCCGCCCGCGTCGCGCGCGTCCTCAAGGCGACGCCGCTGCTCGATGGGCACAACGACTGGCCCGAGGTGCTGCGGGAGCGCGAGAACGACGCGCGCTGGACCGTCGACCTCAACGACCTGTCTGGCAGCAATGATCGCTACAACACCGACGTCTCCCGCCTGCGCAAGGGCTTGGTCGGTAGGCAAATCTGGTCGGGCTGGGTCTGTGCCGACCTGCCGGGCAAACAGCAGGTCGAGCAGACGCCGGAGCAGATCGACCTCGTCCACTCGATCGCGGCACGCTATCCGCAGGTCTCCACCATCGCCCGCACCGCCGACGACGTCATGCCCGCTCATATGGTCAGTCGCATTGCTTCGATGATCGGCGTTGACGACGGTGGTCAGATCGACGGCAACCTGTCGGTGTTGCGCACCTATGGGGCGCTCGGCGCAGGCTAACTGACCCTGGCCCACTCGCGGACCATCGACTGGGGCAATTCCGCCACAGACGATCCCAGGCACCACGGCCTCGCCGACTTCGGGCGCCAGGTCGTGCTCGAGCTCAACCGGCTCGGCATGCTGTTGGATTTCAGCCACGTCAGCGAGGGCATAGCCGAGCGCGGCCAATCTTTCGGCACACTCCAGAACGTGGTGCCGATGTCGAAGGCTTCCGGAAATACGAGCACACCGGCGTGGAGCCCCCGCGTCCGGCCGGAACGAACAGTTGCCCCAGCATCGCCAGGCCATCGGCAGAATAACGAACGGTCTCAGGGCTCATGTCGACCTCCTGCTTCAGTTTTGCTGCACCTGCACCGGCGTTCCGCTCTGACCAGGAATGCCTGGCGTGATGACAAGATAACGCTGTTGTATGGGCGTGCCCGGTTGCACGAGCGCGCGGATCGGTCCCGTTGCATTGACGATCGCTGCACCGGAAGAATTGGTCTTGAAACTCGCCAATGGTTCGATGTCGCCGCCGCCATCTGCGGTAGTGGCCAACCCGAGTACGTAGGGCGCGGTCGGCGAGAGGCCGGTCACGGCAGCTTCGAGGATCTGGACGAGGCCCTGATCGAACAGACTGACGCTAGTCGGTGCCGGGCCGCTGGCGCCGCGGACGCCAAGGGTGATGTGCGTCACGCCGCCGGCAATGCCAAGTGGCTGAAGCCCGCTCGTGCCGTCACCGCTAGGAACTGCGTTGGCCACGTAGTTCACCGCCTGCGCGGCCTGGCCGATCGGGATCGACGCGATCACCTTATTGCTCGCGGTGTCGATGGCGACCAGTGCGTCGTCATTCTCGAGACCGACGTAGACACGTGTACCGTCACCCGACGGCCAGATTCCGTGCGGCAGCTTGCCGACCGCGATCGTCGCGACCTTGGCGAAAGTGTCACGGCGGAACACCTGCACCTGGTTGAGCCCACCAACCGTGACGTAAGCCAAATGACTACGTGCAGTGTCGACGAAATTGACTTGGTTGGTGATCGGGCCGGTATCGAGCACTTTCAGTGTCGCGAACGGCGGCTTCGCGTCGATCACGACGGTCTTGCCGGTGTCCTTCAGCGTGTACCAAAGCTGCTTGCCATCCGGTGTCGCGGCTAGATTGGGGCAAAAGGGACTGAGCTGCGTGACGCGCCCGACCTCGGCGCGGCTCGCGATATCGAAGACAACGAGCTGCGGGTTGAACGACGAGCAGACGTACGCAAAATGGCCGTCGGGCGAGAAGATCGTCATTCCCGGGCCACCCGGCGTCTTCACACGGGCAGTTTCCTCGTACGTCTTGGCGTCGAGCACCGAGACATAGTCCTCACCGCGTACGGTGACCCACACCTCGCGACCATCGGGTGTGAAGAACGCTTCGTGGGGCGAGCGCCCGATATAGGTGGTGTGCTTGACGGCGTTGGTGGCGGTGTCGATGAAGGTGACCGAGTTCGAGCCGATCGACACGACCGCGATGGTACGACCGTCGGGCGCGAACCCCACGCCATGGACGAGCACCTGGCCGCGATAGAGCGGGCTGAAGTTCGTCGGCTGTGGCTCGCCGAGCCGGATGACACCAAGCAGCCGGTTGGTTGAAGGGTCGACAACGGAAACGGTGTTGGAGAACTGCTCTGCCGCATATACGCGGTCGCGCGCGCTGATCGGAATGTCGGGCGCCGCCGCAGCAAATGGCGCTTGGCCGGCATGGGCCGAGGTCACCGCGTAGAGCATCGCAGCGACCGCGGCGCTTCGTATGCGCAGGGTCACCTTACTCTCCCCTGCTGGGTGGGCACCGGCACTGCTGCGGAAAGCGGGCGCCCGATGGCCATCCGCATCGCATCGATCTCCTGGGTTTGCCCGACGATGATTTCCTGGGCGATGCGCCGCAGCTGCGGATTGGTACCGTAGCGCAGCTCAAGCACAGCCATCTCGACGGCACCGCGATGATGTGGCTCCATCATGTTGACGAAATCCACGTCGACATCGCCCGATGGCGTGGCGTTCATAGCCGCCATCATCTTGGCCATTGCGACTTTGTTCGCATCGACAAACGCAGCCTCGGGCGCACCGGCACCTGCGGGGGATCCAAGTGTCAAAGCGGCTACGGCGGCGGACATCAAACCGAGCTTGAACATGAACTCAATCCTCTCTGGCTCAATGGTTGCCAGAACTGTCGGTCTTCGGAATGACGAACTCGACGGCTTGACTGGTGAACGGCACGTGGTTGGCGTTGACCAGTTCGATCAGCACCTTGTGGCGGCCGGGCGGCATGCCATTCATGATCAGGGACTCGCCGCTGGCGTCAGCCCAGTGCCATGGCAGGTCGTCGACGGTGACGTGGATATGGCCGATGCGCGGCGTCACATCGAGGGCATTGGGCCCGAAGGTCGGCGTGATACGCAGGTTCTCGGCGCGATACTGGATGACGACGCGCCCGAACGACAGCGGACCGGGCACCGGCGGATCGACGATCAGACGTGGTGCAGGCTGCGGGCGATCGAGCGGGACGACGCCGGGTGCGCCGAGGATATCGCGCGCGCTCTGGGCGGCCAATGGTTCGGACATGGTCATGGCTCCGATCAGCAGGAGGGTGCGGGTAAGGCTCACTTCGCCACCTTGCGGTCGAGGAAGTCGTGGATCAGCGGCGCCATCACGTGTAGCTGGTCCTCCAGCGCGAAATGGCCGGTATCGAGCACATGGTATTCGGCCTTGGGCAGGTCGCGCCGGTAGGGCTCGGCTCCCGCGGTCGGGAACACCTTGTCGTTCTTGCCCCAGACGATCAGCGTCGGCGGCTGATACTTGCGGAAGAATGCCTGGAATTGCGGATACAGTGCGACGTTGCTGCCGTAATCGTGAAACAGGTCGATCTGTATGTCCTTGTTACCGGGTCGGTCGAGCAGCGGCTGGTCGTGACGCCAGTTGGCGGGATCGATCCGGGATTCGTCCTGCATGCCATCCTGATACTGGAACTTGGTGGTCTTCAGCGTCACCAAGAACGACAGCGCGTCGCGGGTCTTTGCCGTCGGGTGGGCCCAGTCGGCCTTCATCGGTTTCCAGAAATCGCCGAGACCTTCGTCATAGGCATTGCCGTTCTGGACGATAAGGGCGCTGACCCGCTCCGGGTGCTTGAGAGCGAGGCGATAGCCGACCGGTGCGCCGTAATCGAACAGGTACATGGCATACCGCTTCACGCCGAGCTGGCCGAGCAGGCCGTCGATCAGCGTCGCATAGTGGCCGAACCCATATTCGAACTTGTCGTGGGGCGGTGCGTCGCTTTCGCCGAAGCCCGGGTAGTCGGGTGCGATGACATGATAGCGGTCAGCGAGCAGGGGAATAAGGTTGCGGAACTGGTGCGAGGAGGTCGGAAACCCGTGCAGCAGCAGGACCACTGGGCCGTCCTTCGGACCGGCCTCGACATAGGCAATCTTGACGCCCTCGAGGATCGCGGTCCGGTAATGAGGGACGGGTACCGACAAGATATGGTGCACAGGGGCGGATCGCACCGGAACGGCGGCGCTGGCGAGCAGCAGCGTGGCGAAAGCGAAAGTCGCGAAATTGCGGCGCATCGTAAGTCTCCTTCAGGAAAGCGGCTCAGACGCCGCGGTAGACGAGGGCGGTGAACAGGGCGGGATCGATCAGCGAACCGCCCCACCTGGCATCGAACTGCGCGGTCGGGCGGGCGGCGATGGTCTGGGCAAGCGACTTGCCATGCGCCTTCAGCGCCGCGACCCTGGTCCGCGACGCGACCAGCATGTCGCGAAAGGCGACGAGCGCGGCGCGGTCGCCGACCGGCCCGTGACCGGGGATGACGATGGTGCCGGGGCCGACGATGCGCAGGTTCTCGTTCGCGGCACGGATCGCGCCGTCGATGCTGCCGCCGGTGACATAGTCGATGAACGGATAGACCCCGTTCCAGAAGGTGTCGCCGGTCTGGAGGACGTCGGCGTGCTCGAAGCGCACGTAGATATCGCCGTCGGTGTGGCCGGAGCGGTAATGGCCGATGCGAACGGTCTCGCCGCCGAATTGCAGCGTCTTGTCGCCGGCCAGAACCACGTCGGGCAGCGCGCTGGCCGCGACCGGCGTGAAGGTATGGCCCCACTCGACGATGGTATTGGTCTGCTTCAGTCGCTCGATGGCCTTGGGATCGGCGATCAGCGCTGCGCCGGTCTTGCGCACCCAGCCGTCGCCGTCGCTATGGTCCCAGTGCCAGTGGGTCAGGATCACGGTGCGCAGCGGCTGCGCGCTGAGGCCGGCGATTGCCGCCTTGATCTTTGCCTCCGACACCGCGATGCCCGCATCGACCAGCAGCACGCCGCGAGGCCCGGCGAGCACGCCGATATTGCCGCCCGAGCCGTCGAGCATGGCTATGCCGCCGCGCAGCTTGTGGACCGTGACCGGGCTGGTTGCCGCGACGCGGTTGATCGTGTCGTAGGGCGTCGGCTTGCCGGCAAGCGCCGGCGCGGTCACTAGGCCGATGCCGAGCAGCAGCAGGGCGGCGGGTCCTGCCAGGCGGCTCGGCAGCGGCAGCTCGGTGCCGGTGCAGCGGTTGAGGAGGGATTCGGTCATTGCAAAGCTCCGGGATGAGGCGCGGGCGCAGTGGGTCGTTCGCGCGTCGGCGCGATTTGAAGATCGATCGGGATTTGCCGAACGGGTCGGCAGCGAATTACGCTTTCAGGAACGCCAGCAGATCGGCGTTGATGATCGCCGCGTGCGTCGTCGGCATGCCGTGCGGGAAATCCTTGTAGACCTTGAGCGTGGCCTTCTGGAGCAGCTTGGCGGATAGCGGCCCGGCATCGGCAAACGGCACGATCTGGTCGTCCTCGCTGTGCATGACCAGCACCGGCACGGTGATCTGCTTGAGGTCCTCGGTGAAGTCTGTCTCTGAGAACGCCTTGATGCAGTCGTACTGCGCCTTGGTGCCGCCAATCATGCCCTGCCGCCACCAATTGTCGATGACGCCGGGAATGGCTTTCACGCCGGGGCGGTTGAAGCCGTAGAACGGGCCTTCCGGGACGTCGCGGTAGAACTGCGCGCGGTTCGACATCGCGGCGCGGTAACCGTCGAAGACATCGATCGCGCTGCCGCCGGGGTTGCTCGCCGACTTCAGCATGACCGGCGGGATGGCGCTGATGATCGCCGCCTTGGCGACCCGGCCGGCACCGTGGCGCGCGACGTAGCGAATGACTTCGCCGCCGCCGGTCGAATGGCCGACGTGGATGGTGTTGCGCAGGTCGAGATGCTCGACGAGGGCGGCACAGTCGGCCGCGTAGGTGTCCATCTCGTTGCCGAGCCAGGTCTGCGTCGAGCGTCCGTGGCCGCGGCGGTCGTAGGCGATGACGCGGTAGCCCTCGCCCATGAAGAACAGCATCTGCGCATCCCAATCGTCGGCGCTCAGCGGCCAGCCGTGATGGAAGACGATCGGTTGGCCAGTGCCCCAATCTTTGTAGAAGATCGAAGTGCCGTCCTTGGTTGTGATCGTGCTCATTACCGGTCCTTTCGTCGGGGCTGAGGGAACCCGGGCGATGGCCCGGGTCGAGAAATCGGGGAATGCGAGCGATGCCGCCGCCGCAATGGTCAGGCCGGCCAGAACTGCGCGCCGCGGGGTACCGTAGGCATAGTCGATCGGACTATTCGTGTCGGTCGATGCAGCCATTGGACTGGTCCCTTTCGACGCCCTTGGTGGGTCTCGTAGGGTTAGACGCAGGCCTGTTCAGAACCCCCACCGACAAAGCGGGCGGTGACGCGAATTATTTGGCAGCGATGATTTCAAGATGATCGGTGCCGACCGCGACGACACGCACCGGATAGATTTCGGCCACCGTTCGGGCGAAGCGCGCGGCGTCGTCGGTGCGGAAGCTGCCGCTGACCCGGTAGCCGGCGACCTTGGGATCGCGAACGCGCAGCGGCGTCGCGGCATAGCGGTTGAGTTCGGCGGCGGCGGCCGACAGCGGCGTGTCGTGAAAGGTGACGACGCCGCGCTGCCAGTCACCGACGGCACCGACATCGGCGGCACTGACCACTGGTGCCCTATCGCCGCGCGCCACGAGCTGCTGGCCGGGCAGCAGGAAGATCGGCGGGCCACCGGTGCGCACCGCGACGCTACCCTCGACGAGGACGACACGCATCAGGCCCGGATCGGCGCGGACCTCGAAGCGGGTGCCGAGCGCGGTCACCGAGCGATCCGCAACGGCGACGATGAACGGCCGTGAGGCGTCGTGAGCGACGGCAAACACCGCCTGCCCGTGCAACAGCTCGACGCGGCGTTCACCGCCGGCGCGGAACTCGACGCGAAGCGCGGTATCGGTGTTGAGCGTGACGTTGCTGGCATCCGCCAGAGCAAAGCTGCGCCGCTCGCCGTGCCCGGTCGCGAGCATAACCGGCACAACGTCAACGCCGGCAAGCTGGGTCGCCGCCGGGCCGTCGGGCCCGCGCGTCAGGAAGGTCGCGCCGCCGACCAGTGCGACGGCTAGCGAGGCGGCGATCGCGTACTGCCACGGTGCGCGGCTACGGGCCACCGCTGGCGCCGCGGGTTCGGCTCGCAGCGATCGGAGCTCCGGCGCATCCGGCGTTATCTGCTCCCACAACTGGCAGGCGCTCGCCCATGCCTTACCGTTGGCGGGATCGCTTTCGAGCCACGGGATGAAAATGTGATCGTCGCCGTCGTCGCTGTCGTCAGCCATATCCTGCCGAACCAGCAGGAGCGCAGCCGCCTCCTCGGGGGGCAGGCTCTGCAGGTGCTCGAGTGTGAGGGCTTCGCGAATCACGCGACGCACCCGGGCGAGGTCAGCAGATGTTGCGCGGCGCGCGCCATCTGCTTTTCGACTGCGCTCACCGAAATCTCGAAATGCACTGCGATATCCTTGTAATTCTGTCCTTCCAGGCGGCGCAGGACGAAGATCGTCCGCGTCCGCTCGGGCAGGTTCATGAGTGCCGCTGCCACGGCCCGTAACGCCTGACGGTTCTCGGCGACCCGTCCTGCATCGAAATCGGTGCCGCTGTGCCGCTCGGTGTCGAACGGCACCTGGTCGTCGGCGTGGCGCACAGTGCGGCGCCGATGACGGTCGGCAAGCACGCTGGCAGCAGTCTGAAAGACGTAGCCGCCAAGGTTCTCGACCTCGCCGCCCTGGCGGGCGGCCACCCGCACGAACACCTCCTGAACGAGATCCTCGACGTCATTCACGTCACGCAGTTTGCGGCGGAAGAAGCGGACCAGCGCCGGGCGAAAGGCGACCACGTCCTGCGCACTAATCGGCATCGCTGCTGCCATGTTCGTTTCCCCGCCTACCGATCGATGGTGAGCGAAAGCTCGGATCGGGTCGAGTGGGTTGGGCGATCGGCGAGGCGCGAGTGCAAGCGTGACTTAGGAGTCCTGATGGTCGCACCTATGATGACGCACGCCCGCCGCAAATCCTCACCTCGCATGTCGGTCAGCTGCCGAACGGCACGGCGATAGTCAGCTCGATCCGTCGACGGCGCGGGTCGCCGTAATAGCTATAGCCGGTTGTGTTCGGATCGGTGACGGTCGGCGGCCGGTGATCGAGCAGGTTGACGATGCCGAGGCGCAGCTGCGTCCCGCGCGGCACATATCCGCGCCATCCATCCGCAAATTCGTAGGCACCCGAGAAATCGACGTAGAACTGCGCGGGGATGAAATTGCTTCCCTGGTACGCCAGCAGCTGCGCGTTCCGAACCGGTGACGCCGCAGTCGCGACCTGGTAATGCGCGTAATACTGGCCGTTCAAGCCAAGCCTCAACGATCCCGACGACCAGTCGAAGCCACCGTTGCCGCGCCATTCGAGCGGTCCGTCGCTGTAGCCGACGCGCTCGAGGTGTGGCTGGCCCGGGCCGCTTTGCTGCCAGTAGCGAGGTTCCCAGGTTGCATTGGCGTAGACGCGGAATGTCCCGTGCTTCGTCATCAGCGGATAGTCGATGTTGAGATCGAGCGCATCGATCCGGCTCCGCGCGATGTTGCCGGTGGTCAAGTCGACGCGGGTAACACGGCCACCGGTAAAACCGAGCGCCTGGTCGGCGGCGGTCAGCGGCGCGCGCTCGATCCGACCCGGATACAGGCTCTCGTCAGCGAGCAGGCCCAGCACCGAGACACCTGGCAGCCGACCGATCTCGCCGCGCTTGTCGATCCGCGTGAAGTCGGCGGAGGCGCGCAAACCGTCGTCGCCGAATGGCGTGACGACGATTCCGGCCGACAGGCTGCGGGCGTGTTCGGGCCGGAGCGTCTCAGCACCGCCGAAGACATATTGGTAATCGCTGCCGCCGCCGATCGGCTGTCCGCCGCGTTTGGGATCGGGTTCGCCGCCCGATCGGCGCAGCGTCGTCGAACCGATCTGGGCGACCGAGGGTGGCAGGATGCCCGTCGAGACGCTGGCGCGCAGCATGAGGTCGTCGATCGGTCGGAACTTGCCACCGACAGTATAGGCCAGCGCGGTGTTGCGGTTCTCGATCGGCGGCGCGTCGAGGCTGACCAGCGTGATCGTGGCGGGCAATGTCGTCTTGACGGTGTCGCGGCGCAGCGCGAGCTGGACTTCGAGGTTGCGGAGCAGGCCGCCCGCACCGCTGATCGGTAGGCGCAGCTCTCCCAAAAGCGAACCGGTTCGCTGAATAATTCGGGGCAGGTTGATACTCAGCCGGGACGTGCCGGTGTCCGCCAATGTGTAGGTCGACGCGGCGGTATGCTCGCGGCGCTGCTCTGCCGACAACGATAGCGTTGCGGGGCCACCGGGCAGGTCGAGCAGCGGACCCGCCAGCCGCAGCGTACCGTCGTTCAGTCGGCTGACCTGCCGACTGAACGAACGCTCGGTTCGGCCATAGCTGTTCAGCGCCGCCACGAAGGCGCCCCAATCGCCGAGCGGATCGAGCGTCGCGCGACCGGCGACCGGCGTGCCGTAGCTATAAGCGAGATAGCGATAGTCGCCCGAGCTGTTGCGAGCCGTGCGGCTCGTCTGGCGGGCGAACCCGCCGGTATATTCGAGGTTGGCCCGCCATTGCCTGGGCAGTGCCGCGATCAGGCCGCCGGTATAGCGGAGCACGTGGATGTCGGTGGCTTGCGTCGCCGCCACCGAACTCTGCGGAAACGACAGGTGGATGTCCTGCTGAAACGGGTTTGTCGGGCTGTCGGCGGCGATGAAGTCGGTCACGCCCTGGGGCCGGCCATCGAAGCGGCCATTGTCGCGCGTGTCGATGACGTCGACGATCGCCTCGATACCCGAACCGCCGAAACGGTGCCGGGCGTTGAACAATATGCCTTGCCGACGTGGTCGACTGACAATTTGGTCGCGTTTGCCGCCGAGTCCATCCGACAAGCGAAGGTCGATACGCCCGGCATTGGCGAGAAGCAGCGCGTTGCGCTGGTCGGTATTGCCGCCGAGGCCGAGCGGCAGCGAGGTGATGCTGCTGCCCAGCGCAGCGCCGCCGAAGCGCTGGTCGAGCACCAAATTGTCGGCGCCGA containing:
- a CDS encoding XRE family transcriptional regulator — its product is MASVPPTLGALLRAVRSREGWTLKEMSAKSGIPVSTLSKIEHDRLTLTYDKLLSLAQRLGLRLSELFAETDDSPVQPVTARRSLSDMARSVRVETPNYDYYYLCTELRRKRMIPVITKIRARSAEQFGDLVRHSGEEFLYVLSGKVVVQTEFYDPVTLEPGQALYIDSSMGHAYLAAEDCEEAEVLAVMSSAEEELMESLLTLHEEQRQSGDAVNENTPPLIGQRRAMRTR
- a CDS encoding beta-propeller fold lactonase family protein, which codes for MLYAVTSAHAGQAPFAAAAPDIPISARDRVYAAEQFSNTVSVVDPSTNRLLGVIRLGEPQPTNFSPLYRGQVLVHGVGFAPDGRTIAVVSIGSNSVTFIDTATNAVKHTTYIGRSPHEAFFTPDGREVWVTVRGEDYVSVLDAKTYEETARVKTPGGPGMTIFSPDGHFAYVCSSFNPQLVVFDIASRAEVGRVTQLSPFCPNLAATPDGKQLWYTLKDTGKTVVIDAKPPFATLKVLDTGPITNQVNFVDTARSHLAYVTVGGLNQVQVFRRDTFAKVATIAVGKLPHGIWPSGDGTRVYVGLENDDALVAIDTASNKVIASIPIGQAAQAVNYVANAVPSGDGTSGLQPLGIAGGVTHITLGVRGASGPAPTSVSLFDQGLVQILEAAVTGLSPTAPYVLGLATTADGGGDIEPLASFKTNSSGAAIVNATGPIRALVQPGTPIQQRYLVITPGIPGQSGTPVQVQQN
- a CDS encoding DUF305 domain-containing protein, with the protein product MSAAVAALTLGSPAGAGAPEAAFVDANKVAMAKMMAAMNATPSGDVDVDFVNMMEPHHRGAVEMAVLELRYGTNPQLRRIAQEIIVGQTQEIDAMRMAIGRPLSAAVPVPTQQGRVR
- a CDS encoding alpha/beta fold hydrolase, which gives rise to MRRNFATFAFATLLLASAAVPVRSAPVHHILSVPVPHYRTAILEGVKIAYVEAGPKDGPVVLLLHGFPTSSHQFRNLIPLLADRYHVIAPDYPGFGESDAPPHDKFEYGFGHYATLIDGLLGQLGVKRYAMYLFDYGAPVGYRLALKHPERVSALIVQNGNAYDEGLGDFWKPMKADWAHPTAKTRDALSFLVTLKTTKFQYQDGMQDESRIDPANWRHDQPLLDRPGNKDIQIDLFHDYGSNVALYPQFQAFFRKYQPPTLIVWGKNDKVFPTAGAEPYRRDLPKAEYHVLDTGHFALEDQLHVMAPLIHDFLDRKVAK
- a CDS encoding MBL fold metallo-hydrolase; the protein is MTESLLNRCTGTELPLPSRLAGPAALLLLGIGLVTAPALAGKPTPYDTINRVAATSPVTVHKLRGGIAMLDGSGGNIGVLAGPRGVLLVDAGIAVSEAKIKAAIAGLSAQPLRTVILTHWHWDHSDGDGWVRKTGAALIADPKAIERLKQTNTIVEWGHTFTPVAASALPDVVLAGDKTLQFGGETVRIGHYRSGHTDGDIYVRFEHADVLQTGDTFWNGVYPFIDYVTGGSIDGAIRAANENLRIVGPGTIVIPGHGPVGDRAALVAFRDMLVASRTRVAALKAHGKSLAQTIAARPTAQFDARWGGSLIDPALFTALVYRGV
- a CDS encoding alpha/beta hydrolase gives rise to the protein MSTITTKDGTSIFYKDWGTGQPIVFHHGWPLSADDWDAQMLFFMGEGYRVIAYDRRGHGRSTQTWLGNEMDTYAADCAALVEHLDLRNTIHVGHSTGGGEVIRYVARHGAGRVAKAAIISAIPPVMLKSASNPGGSAIDVFDGYRAAMSNRAQFYRDVPEGPFYGFNRPGVKAIPGVIDNWWRQGMIGGTKAQYDCIKAFSETDFTEDLKQITVPVLVMHSEDDQIVPFADAGPLSAKLLQKATLKVYKDFPHGMPTTHAAIINADLLAFLKA
- a CDS encoding FecR domain-containing protein; the encoded protein is MIREALTLEHLQSLPPEEAAALLLVRQDMADDSDDGDDHIFIPWLESDPANGKAWASACQLWEQITPDAPELRSLRAEPAAPAVARSRAPWQYAIAASLAVALVGGATFLTRGPDGPAATQLAGVDVVPVMLATGHGERRSFALADASNVTLNTDTALRVEFRAGGERRVELLHGQAVFAVAHDASRPFIVAVADRSVTALGTRFEVRADPGLMRVVLVEGSVAVRTGGPPIFLLPGQQLVARGDRAPVVSAADVGAVGDWQRGVVTFHDTPLSAAAAELNRYAATPLRVRDPKVAGYRVSGSFRTDDAARFARTVAEIYPVRVVAVGTDHLEIIAAK
- a CDS encoding RNA polymerase sigma factor — protein: MAAAMPISAQDVVAFRPALVRFFRRKLRDVNDVEDLVQEVFVRVAARQGGEVENLGGYVFQTAASVLADRHRRRTVRHADDQVPFDTERHSGTDFDAGRVAENRQALRAVAAALMNLPERTRTIFVLRRLEGQNYKDIAVHFEISVSAVEKQMARAAQHLLTSPGCVA
- a CDS encoding TonB-dependent receptor, producing MAEAKLSAALTDLAKQSAIDILFSEALIGARSSRALNGRMSVETALTTLLAGSNLGFHRTGDGAFVINAIADTPVPQLPDPVDTIPEILVVGHRAQNGDIRRSEDDIQPYQVSTRREIEDSHSGSIQEFTRSRLPANAQIASPAQDFSTGFGTTRSEINLRGLGTAQMLVLVDGRRMPSLPGIPYAFNQPDINGIPIDAIDRIETLTATAGGIYGPGATSGVVNLILRRNYRGADATLTTGLTTRGDAPEVRLQTRLGFTPDHGQTDIMFAFSKSDGGTLRYGDRDYIERAAKRQYANDPSTLLASLPGGAGINVFGADNLVLDQRFGGAALGSSITSLPLGLGGNTDQRNALLLANAGRIDLRLSDGLGGKRDQIVSRPRRQGILFNARHRFGGSGIEAIVDVIDTRDNGRFDGRPQGVTDFIAADSPTNPFQQDIHLSFPQSSVAATQATDIHVLRYTGGLIAALPRQWRANLEYTGGFARQTSRTARNSSGDYRYLAYSYGTPVAGRATLDPLGDWGAFVAALNSYGRTERSFSRQVSRLNDGTLRLAGPLLDLPGGPATLSLSAEQRREHTAASTYTLADTGTSRLSINLPRIIQRTGSLLGELRLPISGAGGLLRNLEVQLALRRDTVKTTLPATITLVSLDAPPIENRNTALAYTVGGKFRPIDDLMLRASVSTGILPPSVAQIGSTTLRRSGGEPDPKRGGQPIGGGSDYQYVFGGAETLRPEHARSLSAGIVVTPFGDDGLRASADFTRIDKRGEIGRLPGVSVLGLLADESLYPGRIERAPLTAADQALGFTGGRVTRVDLTTGNIARSRIDALDLNIDYPLMTKHGTFRVYANATWEPRYWQQSGPGQPHLERVGYSDGPLEWRGNGGFDWSSGSLRLGLNGQYYAHYQVATAASPVRNAQLLAYQGSNFIPAQFYVDFSGAYEFADGWRGYVPRGTQLRLGIVNLLDHRPPTVTDPNTTGYSYYGDPRRRRIELTIAVPFGS